The Paenibacillus amylolyticus genome contains the following window.
ATAAATCCCACATAATAGGTATCATTTGGAAAATGTATATGTTAGGGTTATTAATGTTGGCCAACACAAATAAACCAACTCAGGGTAATTAGGGAGAGAAGATTAATTGAAGAAGTTCTTAAGTTTAGTGATAACATTGACCCTAGTATTGTCGTGTACCATTATAAGTTCAGCCTCTGCTAATGCGAGTGGGGAAAGCAACGAGAACTCTGAAATCAGTAGTCTATTTACCAATTTTATAGATACTGCATTTGAGAATACCGAAGATTTTACAGTTAAGGATCTTGAAGGTTCTGTCGTTACAGATCGTTTTATTGAAGTTACTAAAGAACATCATGAAGCAGCAGATTATCGGACAATACAAAATATAATAATAGAAAACAACTGGTTTCTATCATATAGAGAACATTCTCCAATAGACAACTTAAAAGAATCAGGCTTAGAAGTTAATGCTCTAAGTAACATCAGGGGAGAGAATGTCTCGGAGAGATTCTATCACATTGCCAAAGATACAAGAGACAAATTCACTAAAGAGTGGGTCGTTACTCTTTCAGGTAATTTCTCTTATGATACAAGTACATTTAAAGTAACAGCAGTTAGTGGACCCAAAATCAGCCTAACCACAGCCAACTTCGGTGCTATGTTCTCCCCGGCACTAGAAGACATCTATACCTATAATTCTTCTTCTGGATCTACGGCTACCTTCAATGCAAGATATAAAATGAGAGCTGTACTCGGATTATCTATAGGAGATCTTCCATTAGGAGTCAATCTCGATTTTGGAACTCATACGGATACTATGAACGCATATCCTTCCGTATTACAGCCTTAGATAGAAATGTCAGTTTATTAAGTAAAGAGGTGATCATACATGAAAACAAAAAGTGAAAAGCTACCAACACTCTTTTTACTTATATACGCTGTCCTAATGCTCGTAAGTTACAGTATCTATCTATTTTTAGAGAATACCCGATTAAGTCACTCTCAACAATGGCTATCTGAAGGTATCTTAACCCAAGATGATGTTAATTCCATAAGCCAAACCGGAAGATGGACAACCATCTCAGAATCTGCGTTCCTCATTCTATTCGTGATTGCATTCATTTTTGTAATGTATCAATTTCAGAAAAAACCTTTAAAACATTTTCTCATCTTCAATGCAGCATTATTCATTGGGATTGCACTAATTAGTTACGTGGTTTCACTTGCTAGCTCCATGCCGATAGGAAATTCAGTTCAACCCGTTATTATCCCTGCGTTTTTACTTGTTGCCCTGTGTATCTATACGTTATGGAAAACAAGAAATGGAAAATAAAAACCAGACTACATACCATACAACGGTGTGTAGTCTGGTTTTTCGTTTATCTAGAGTTACCCCGCTCAAAGTACGCATGCAACCGATACAGACAAATCTCCTTCGTCCAGCGATACAGCAGCGCCTGTTCCTCCGTATCCTCCACTTGCACATTCAGCGAAAACACGCCGTCCTCGAATCGCGTCATACTCCCCTTTGCCCCACTCCACATAGACATCGGCATATCAATTATCAGTTTCTCAATCCGTGTTGCCGTCCTCTCGTTCCATTCCCAGAGCGCTAGCTTGTCCTTATCCGAAAAGTCTTTCCGTTTCCGGTATTCCTTCTCCGTCAGGTACATATGGAAAAAGCTTGCCATCTCCCCCGGCGTAATCGGGTCCATCCAGTGCGCTTCGCCTCGCTCCAGCATGTACAGCAGCACGATCATTTTGTAGCTTTTGTTCATGACCGTCTTCTCCACATCACGCAGCCAAGCCTCGTGTCGGACGTACATCTCTTCCTCGGTCGGGGACAGCAACTCCGCCCAATACAGAAATCCAACATAGGAACCGAATTCGCTCCGATACCCGACACTCTTCGAACGCCCCATGAGGTGCAGCTCCAGATACGTCGGAATACGCCCAGCTCTCGCTTCACATCCAGAAAATCATGATGCAGCTTCTCGCGGCGCGGTAACCGTTTGCGGCTCAGCTCCTGAAGCAGGTCCACTACCCGGGTCTCCAGATGAATCCCACAGTTAGCCGGAACTTCAGGCACAGCCGAATCCATCGTTTTTCCGCTTCTTTCCTCGTCTCCGCGCACATCCAGAAGGCTCAGCTTCACATCCGCATTCCGGTAGTTTCCGATCAGGTCGATGATGACACAATGCGATTTGCCTTCCGCCAGCCGCAGACCACGCCCCACCTGCTGTGTAAACACCGTGAGCGACTCGGTTGGACGCACGAACAATAGCGTATCCACACGTGGAATATCCGTACCTTCGTTGAACAGATCCACCGTCAGCACAACCTCCAGCTCACCCGCATCAAGCTGCCGAATGGCTTCCTCCCGCGACATCTCCGATGTACGCGAATGCAGACTAAGTACCTTCACGCCCTGACTTCGGAAATACGCAGCTAAATAATCCGCCTGCCGGATCGACGAGCAAAAGCCAATTGTTCTCGTCTGTTTGTGCCGGGCCCAGGCTGGATAGATCGTCTCTACATGCTCCTCTTGCAATTGAACGGCCATGAGCTGTTCTTCATCATACTTTGTCCCGATCCAGCGAATCTGCGAATAATCCGTATCGTCGAATACCCCGTAATATTGAAATGGCGCCAGCCAACCTCGCCGGATCGCTTCAATAAAATGCATCTGGTACGCCACATTCCCATCACAGAGCGCATACACATCTTTGCCATCCAGTCGATCCGGGGTCGCCGTAATGCCCAGTAGGAACTTAGGCTGAAAATGCTCAATCACCGACATATACGTCTTCGCCGCCGCATGATGGAACTCATCCACCACGATAAGATCAAAGGCATCCACCGCAAAACCATCCCGGTGCTTCTGCATACTCAGCGTAAAGATCGAAGCATACACACAATCCGCCGCCCCATCCTTGTACTGTCCGTTATAGATGCCATGACTGCGCTCCGGCATGATCCGTTGAAAAGACCTCTTCGCCTGAAACAGAATCTCTTCCCGGTGCGCTATAAACAACACCCGCTGGAACAGCTGGGCGAAGAAACCCGCCAGATACGTTTTGCCAAGCCCGGTCGCCATAACGACCATCGCCTTGTCGTACTGCTCCTCCATCGTGCCATGAAGTGCTTCGAGGGCATCCAACTGAGCAAAGCGCGGTTGAATCGGCACCAGCGACAGCTCGGCGGTTTCTTCCTCTTTGTCCTCTGGCAGACCTGTGCCAAACTCGGCTTCTTCCATCTCCGTGATCCGCTGGATCATCTCCGGGTTCTTCTGGTGATATTTGCGGTACTCTTCCTCATACAGTTCAATTGAATCCGGGTTCACCGGCAAGGTTGTCTCGTGGTAGAAGCTCTGCATGAACTTATCCAAAGCCATCTGGAACGTATACGGCTCCGCCTCCGCATTCATCGCGAGATTCCATTCATATCCCGTCTTCAGTGCTGTGAAGGAAAAGTTCGACGAGCCGACGATTAGTAGTCCTTCGCCGTTGTCATGATCAAACAGATACGCTTTCGGGTGAAAAGAAGTGCCCATACTTCGCCACAGCCTCGCTTCAATTCGTGGATCGACCTCACAGAGCGCCCGAAGTCCCTCCGGCTGCGTGATATACAGATAGTCTCCCGCGAGCATCCGCACCTCGGCTCCACGTTCTGCTGCCCGTTTCAAATGCGGGGCAAGCAGCTTCACACCAGACTGCATGATAAAGGAAGTCATAATATAAATCCCGGACGCATGCTGCATCCGGGAAATAAGTTCGTCTGCCAAGTTATCTGTAATGAGTTTAACGTTAAGCTTCGTTGACATCGATCAGATACACTCTCTCCTGGAATCCACCACGTGCCTCAGCCTTGTCCGCCCGCAGCTTATCCAGCTGTGCCGCTTTCGCTCCATGCACCTCCGCAAGCGCCCGGATCACTTCGAGCATGTCCGCCAGTTCCTCCAGCGCTTCCTGATCACTTTCAGCACTCATGTATTCTTCCGATTCTTCTTGCAGCTTTGTTCTTAGTTCTTGCTTATACTCCTCAGGGTCCAGAATTCGTGTACGGCATTCCTTACCACTGGATGTGATAATATGCGGAATCTTGTCCCGCACCAATTTGTTGTATGTAGGCATGTGGTATAACATCCTTTCTGCTATGAGAGCCTTCGAGCCTCGCGCCAGAATCTCCCTTTTTGCCATTATACCATTTGCCATGGGGAAGGATCGATTGATTTTGTAAAGTGGTTGGGATGGAATGAGAGAATAAAAATAACCCATGACTACTCGTATTCGAGTTGAAATGGGCTGTCAATCTTATTATTAATTCTCCATTGATTGAATTGCATATTCTATGTCTTGCTCCATATCCAGATCAGGATACTTCTTTTGCAATTGAAGAAGACAATCTATAAATGCTCGGCTTTGGAATTCAGAAGATAGATCTTCAAATATCTCACTGAGCCAATATAAATCTTTTTCTCCACATTGATTTAGAAATGATATGGCACTTTGCTCATTCTCTTTTAGAATGTCTACCATCTCATTCCATATCGTTTGAATAGCAGGATCGTCGGGGTGTAAATCTTTTCTCTTCTTTACTAATGAGATAACTTTTTCACTGTAGTCTACCATGTTTTACTCTCCTCACGGTTGTCTTGAATTATCTGGAGTAATCGTTCCGATCTGTCCATCGTTCTTGATTACGCCTACTCTAACGTTATTATAGTTCCCGAACATCCATTCACCGTCACCCTTAACTCTATTCTCAGGCAGATTTGCTACATGCTCACCTGACTTTTTGATATCTTCCGATGACCACTCCTTAGGGAACCATGCTTGGCCCTCTCCACTTCGCTTTGCTTTATTTTTGTGATTAGGTATATTACCAACCCGTACACCGTTTTCATATTCTTTAGTTATGTTAAATGGGATCTTATTTTTAAGTAGGTAATTAATATTATCTTGACCGTGACCACCATTGATCAATCTATTTTTAGAATTGAAATCTCCAAGTGAAGCATGGTAAATTTTTTCATTACTTACTGTAATTCTTCCACCAATCATACCTTTTGGGAATCCTAATCCTTCTTTCGGAACCTTATAACCCCTATTATACATTCCAGTAAAAGCCAACACTAGCTTGGCAGTCTGTAAACCTCCTATAGAAACTGCTGCTTGCCATGCTGGTATGGATTCTCCAGTTACGGGATGATGACCTTCCTTAAATGCACTAATCTGTTCATCATATATATCCACACCGCCAGACTCCGGTTGCTTCGGTCCAGCTCTCATTTCTTCATAGGTGCCACCCTGTTCCCAATACTTAACAAACTCCTTTTGCCCTGGCATCCCATCCTCTGCTTCACTGGCAGGCATGTTAACTCCAAACAAAGGATTATATACCATTCGTCGTTGCTCTTCTGGGTTACCTGTATTATGGTTGATCATTGTATGGGCAGCAATCTGTCCAGCAATGGCTCCCAAGCTCACCTGTTCCTGATCTGCTTGGTCGAATCTCTCGGCAATCGCGAACAGATCTTGGGATGACTTAACCATACTTTCCAGTGCTCGATCAAGTACTGAACGTGAATGCTGAAAATCATAGAAAAACCGTTCCTGCGTTGCTCCCGCCCACTGAGACTGGATGAATCCGATCCGTGCGGTCAGGTCATTACGTATACCCTCCAACTGCTGCCAACGCTGCTGGATCTGTCTGGATACATGCAGCAGCTGCTCTGGTGTTACTTTAATTGTACTCATATCATTCTCCGCGTTTGAAATTAGGATTTTACAATGTTAGCAGAAGTTTGTTGCAAATACATCCACCCATTATCCTGATTTCCCCTTTCCCCAAATAAATAGGTTTCAGTACTTATAATCCTCCAGTCCCATTCCTGTGAAAGGAACCTCCAGATGATCATGACACGCCTTATATCAGAAAAACTTTGTTGAATTATCATTCAATCGAGCGGCTAACTCCTCCAAAATGTCTTCCGTTCGTTGAAGGAGCTTTTCGATGTTATCAAGGTCTAAATATTGATCCTCTTGGCGTTCCTCTAAAGATGACATATGTTGCATCGTGCCGATGAACAAAGCGATATCCAATCCGGGTTCAGTGTCCGTATGCACTAGAGGCAAGATTTCGTTCATAGTGAGTTCCTTGGGTGGATGAACTGAATGATACTTATGGATATAAAGTGCCTTAATCATGGAGGCTAGAGCCCAATCACATAGAATTAGGCAGGCTTTAAACTGATTGTGTTTACACATGATGGCCGCAAGTTTGAGATGATACTTAGCATGTTGGTGATACTCCATGATTGTAGTATGTATCATGTGGTAAGCAGGAATATGTTTGGACCTAGGTTGTGTGGAGATATCATGGTCTTGCGAACGTGGGGTAAAATCTACTAGGTGATTACAATGTGCTTCGGTTATGGACCAATTTCTTGCCATTGTCATCCCTCCAAAGAGTTAATACCAGTATTATACATTAAAATGATACATATAGTAATCAAATAAATTATTTGTATTCTTCGTTTGGTGTTTACCTTAAGGAAACTTGTCTACACTTTTGAACATAGAGAGGTGAATACCATGAACGAGGACAGAGAAGTTTTGAAGCTGGTCGGAGCCAGAATTCGTGCACTACGCAAAGAAAGAGGGTATTCACAGGAATCCCTCGGAGAAAAAGGTGGATTTCATTTTTCATACATAGGACAGATCGAACGTGGAGAAAAGAATGTTTCTTTGGTGAACTTGGCAAAGATCGCTGAGTCACTTGATGTTAATTTGATTCAATTATTTGCTTATATAGAAGAAGAGTTTGAGGTAACTGAAGATGAGAAACAAATCAAAGAAATTGTACAACTGCTAAGAGATTCTTCTCCTGATAATATTCGTGTTGCAAAAAATGTTATTAAAGGAGTATTGATGTGAAAACAGCAAACCCTATCCGTCCATTTATGGATTGATAGGGTTTCTCTACTTTGCACAGTCTATGGTGCACATCATCTTGAATTTGCTCTGCTGCATAAATAATTCATCAATTCTTGATCCCGACAGTAAACATAACAACCTTTCATACCCCGAGACATCAAAATTTTATAAATATTTTTGACAAGTTTTGTTAGTTCCTCATTCTTAAATTTAAGTCCTCGTTTTCCCATTCTATCTTTGTACTCATCATAATCTGAATAAAGTTCCTTTTTATCGGAATCATATTTTAGATCATTCCCTATAATTACGCCTACATAATCAAACTCAAGACCTTGAGACGTATGAACACATCCAATCTGGTCTATACCACTCTCATGGATGGCCCAAGTGCTTGATATTGAACGAGCATTCCAAGGCATAGCAAAACGATGTTCTTCAATAATTACATCCGGAATTTCTCCGTTGCGATTGCCTTCTTTATCTGCTGTCCAATTCCAAGCAAAGCCTGCCAACATTCTAGCCTTATAACCTTGATCGTTTTTACTTTTGATTAGATCGTATACTTCGTTAGGTGTATCTACTAATTTAAATTCAAAAGAATCTTGATCCCAACCATCGAAATTAGCGGTGGGACGAATCTGTAAAGCATCATCAACCCAATTCAAAAATCCTTCTGCTCCAGAACAACGGAACTGTGCTGCTAGTGAATATTCATGCACTTCCGAATTATATAGGGCAGCTAAACGTTTAATCTCGTCTATAGATCCTATATCTTCAGGACGAATACGTTGAAAATCATCTATGAAAAACACATTCACTTTAGATGCTTTTATGATATCCTCGATCTGATTCTCCCCAAGATATTGATATGCTCCTTTACCTTTTAAGCGATGTGCCTCATCCACAACAAGTACGTCGTACATATCAGCTGGCTCTTTGTAAAACTGACTTGATCCCGTAAATAACATCTTTGTCCTAGTTTTGTTTCTAGCTTGTCGTTGAGTCAAGGTCTCTACCATAACCGTTCGGAATGAAGCATTCGGGGCAATGAATTTAACATTCAACTTATTTTTAAGTAATCCACCAAGGGCATTCATAGATATCACTGATTTACCTGTTCCAGGTCCACCTTGCACAATGATTGTGCGTTTTACATCTGTTTGCTTGGCAAGGCTCATAATGGCCTCGTATGCAACCTTCTGCTCATCAAGTAAAACAAAATTAGAGTTCCCTTGAAATAATCCATCGATATGATCGATTAGCTTCTTGGAAGGACGAATCTTACCGTTCTCAATTAAATAAAGTAAATTAACTCCATTTCCTTCACCTACATGCCTTTTCAGAAAATCTTGAAGTTTAGATGCATCATCAGCTAGAAACAAAGGAGCTTCACGGATGATATCCTGATATTGATTTTATTGAAGGGGGTCCGGCTGTACTGTCCTGTAGTTATGTAGATATGCACATGAGTATCCGTTAATATCTTTGGAATATACGGCCTCATTCATATCACTCAGATACTGTTTGTATGACCATGCTTGATATGAAGGATGCGGTGTCTCTCTTGTTCTACCTCCAATAAAGGCCCTTACAACATCCTCCCGATCCATAGCCTCTACTGCATCCCATTGTTTTAACTCAACGATCACAAAGTTATCATTCTTTTGTTCATCCTGACCTGCAATGATAAAATCTATTCGTTTACTCGTAGAAGGAATGTTGTACTCAATTAATATCCCGCAGTCATCTGCTACCTTCGATTTACGAATAATTTTCTCCATAAACTGCATAGAGTTGTTCCAAGCTCGTACTTCCCCTTGATTGGGTCTTTTTCCCATCCCTTTAATAAATGCTTCTTCAATCTGAACTGTAATTTGGTTGTTATCAACTGATTCCCGGAAAGCTAATGCGTTACTGCTGTAGATAATCATGATGCACCGCCTGAATTATATTAGTTTTTCAGTGTCTCTTTTAAATATAGTACTCTATTGAGTCTTCTTTGTTTTTTAGTATTTTTAAAAGATGTATTTTCTCAGAAAGTATCTTTGAACGTTCTTCTGTACGGAAGATTGTTGCGTCATGTATATACTCACTATTCCCAAGTAAAAAAAGCTCTTTATCAATAAGATGATAAATAAACCATTTCATGTCTTCATATTCTTGATCTAAAACGTAAAAACACTCATACTCGTACTTACTAAATTTTTCACGGAGTTGAGAGAATGTCATTATTATCAGTAATACAAACATTGAACTCGTAAATAATAATGAAAATAGAGTTAAAGTTAAATTAACTATTAATACTTCTGGTTTGTCTAAAGTAAGCTCTAAACTACCTTCTGCTATACTACTGGCAAGAAAACTTGGAAGCACAGAAAAAAACATAATATTTGTACCATAAGTATGATTAATGAGAATTTAAAATTCTTCAATCTTGAAAACCTTTTATCAAAAAAGCTATTTTTTGTTAGGCTAATATATACAATAATAAAATATAAACAAGTTCCAATGATTGAGATAACGAGTGTAACATATTCGTTCATACCAAGATTAAAGTACAACAGTGTAAGGAAAACAGAAACAATGAAGCCTAATATCACATATACAATGTAATTAGATATTTTTATCAAAGTCCTCTTTTCTTTTGATGAAATTAACCTTTCGATCTTGGATGAAGTTAACGAAGTTATTACCTGATTTTTCTTAAAAAAAGTCCACATAAAGCTAAGAATAGCAACAATCCCGCCCACTCCGCCTAATTTAGATAAAAATTGTCCATCCAAAATTCTATCCCACATGACCTTGCCTCCATACATATTCTAATACCGCTAGTTTTCAAACAATACACTTATTCGCCACCGCCACCATCTTCGCAGGCATCTCTTCCCTTAACCGCCACACAAAGCTCATTGGTTTGTTCCCTTCATGACTCACATAATCGGCTTCGCCCAAGAAGACAAATGGAGACGTATAGCCATGCTCCTCCTTATACTCCCTTACGAACAGTACAATCCGGTTACCTGTCTCTTGATGATGAATATATCGCTGCGCGGTAGCCGTATGCTCCGACACCCTGCTCTGTGTCTGCCAGTGGAATAAACGCTCGTTGATCGCATAATCCTCATACAGCGTAGATGGTGAGAAATCTTTGTCCGATTTGTTCAATGTAATGAAGAAGATATCGGTCTGTTCATCGGCAAAATACTTCACGCCTTCACGGAAGGCGGGTGATTGCTGGGCATTCCAGTAGCCAAAGGCGGCAAGCACTTGGTCGATAGAGTACATACAGTGGATATCCAGTGGACACGTGTACGGGAACGAATTGCTTTTATCCACAAATCGCAGATGAGCCAGATTATATTTGAAAATATCCACAAGCTCTGCTCGGAATGCTTCACAAGACAGCACACGCTGTACACCCTCTTCGATGCTACTCAATCCTAGTTTCTCAGGCGCAGCCCGATGGAACGTGTAATAGAACATGATGAGCATGCGCTGTTCATCAGCGTTGGTCGGTTCTTTGCCTTTTTCAATAAAGTCGATCAAGAACGTCAGCCAACTTCGGGAGTTAATCGTCAGCACAGATGGCAGTCTGCGGATGTACTCATCCTGCTCACTCTCAATTGGCTCTGTCAGTCCGGCCTCGGCTAACATACCCCGGAAATACCTTTTCCCCGTACGTCCTCCATACAATTCAACTAGTTTCATCCCGTGATGCTCTACAAAATGAGCCAAGGTCAGCGGCAGTCCGGTGTCTTGCTGAAACGT
Protein-coding sequences here:
- a CDS encoding nucleoside triphosphate pyrophosphohydrolase, with the protein product MPTYNKLVRDKIPHIITSSGKECRTRILDPEEYKQELRTKLQEESEEYMSAESDQEALEELADMLEVIRALAEVHGAKAAQLDKLRADKAEARGGFQERVYLIDVNEA
- a CDS encoding WXG100 family type VII secretion target, translating into MSTIKVTPEQLLHVSRQIQQRWQQLEGIRNDLTARIGFIQSQWAGATQERFFYDFQHSRSVLDRALESMVKSSQDLFAIAERFDQADQEQVSLGAIAGQIAAHTMINHNTGNPEEQRRMVYNPLFGVNMPASEAEDGMPGQKEFVKYWEQGGTYEEMRAGPKQPESGGVDIYDEQISAFKEGHHPVTGESIPAWQAAVSIGGLQTAKLVLAFTGMYNRGYKVPKEGLGFPKGMIGGRITVSNEKIYHASLGDFNSKNRLINGGHGQDNINYLLKNKIPFNITKEYENGVRVGNIPNHKNKAKRSGEGQAWFPKEWSSEDIKKSGEHVANLPENRVKGDGEWMFGNYNNVRVGVIKNDGQIGTITPDNSRQP
- a CDS encoding helix-turn-helix transcriptional regulator encodes the protein MNEDREVLKLVGARIRALRKERGYSQESLGEKGGFHFSYIGQIERGEKNVSLVNLAKIAESLDVNLIQLFAYIEEEFEVTEDEKQIKEIVQLLRDSSPDNIRVAKNVIKGVLM
- a CDS encoding DUF2075 domain-containing protein, which gives rise to MFLADDASKLQDFLKRHVGEGNGVNLLYLIENGKIRPSKKLIDHIDGLFQGNSNFVLLDEQKVAYEAIMSLAKQTDVKRTIIVQGGPGTGKSVISMNALGGLLKNKLNVKFIAPNASFRTVMVETLTQRQARNKTRTKMLFTGSSQFYKEPADMYDVLVVDEAHRLKGKGAYQYLGENQIEDIIKASKVNVFFIDDFQRIRPEDIGSIDEIKRLAALYNSEVHEYSLAAQFRCSGAEGFLNWVDDALQIRPTANFDGWDQDSFEFKLVDTPNEVYDLIKSKNDQGYKARMLAGFAWNWTADKEGNRNGEIPDVIIEEHRFAMPWNARSISSTWAIHESGIDQIGCVHTSQGLEFDYVGVIIGNDLKYDSDKKELYSDYDEYKDRMGKRGLKFKNEELTKLVKNIYKILMSRGMKGCYVYCRDQELMNYLCSRANSR